The proteins below are encoded in one region of Belonocnema kinseyi isolate 2016_QV_RU_SX_M_011 chromosome 5, B_treatae_v1, whole genome shotgun sequence:
- the LOC117172293 gene encoding uncharacterized protein LOC117172293 codes for MPGHRQPKSLVDLSLGRVCQLLDGTCRRLQVLSQESPAAQVLAFAKQTIRPYYVNALPAQLRSRVINETSRMLDGPSTDGSTLISGPAPLYLHALLLGHDIKKIKVNLCCYYGCSHQTSLLKLLATEGVGLESLELARSALLRLDCKLLRTALINMKNLQSLTLRNIASDAVLQVVGKACPKLMILDVACSRQVTDTGLKQLLLQVEFRDKIPEFAARETTSWSKLKTLISKIKVTGSRREKKDKQHVLLECYDRRNFLCDTLKVLNVANTGVTSAGVLLALEHVPRLESLAEYNHMGRIVEIMNRGVMDLKTPFNLTQVRSSRTTPARLELLAHACPLIEKLHISEPHHPPEALNLFPYVTTLSVHGIPAQKEWLTGFYEYLRTNGNNFRKLDIRIAQSEVPVDLDLKEIFWSCPNLRTLTKDGCNVIWSDGTDPPVLKNLRKVQLGRTVSAATIIKILSLAPELTALHIHSCFDLSDEHIEKLLEADSKPRVGRKFEKWENSLVQNLTCFYIYEANKVSASMILHMFKSCKKLMRIGNLANWGLDCEGVRMLRNALAKENLDVDLCPGSHWFWSNCIQ; via the coding sequence ATGCCTGGACACCGTCAGCCTAAGTCTCTCGTAGATCTTAGTTTGGGGCGCGTGTGCCAACTACTCGACGGGACGTGCCGTCGTCTGCAGGTGCTATCACAAGAGTCACCAGCAGCCCAGGTTTTAGCCTTTGCCAAACAGACTATCAGACCCTACTACGTCAATGCGCTTCCAGCCCAACTGCGCTCTCGAGTCATCAATGAGACCTCGAGAATGTTGGATGGACCCTCCACGGATGGATCCACCCTAATATCCGGACCAGCTCCTCTATATCTCCACGCACTTCTTCTAGGCCAtgacataaaaaaaatcaaagtcaaTCTCTGCTGCTACTACGGTTGCAGTCACCAAACCTCACTCCTCAAACTCCTAGCCACTGAAGGAGTTGGACTTGAGTCCCTGGAACTTGCTCGATCAGCTCTTCTTAGACTCGACTGTAAACTTCTACGCACAGCCCTCATCAACATGAAGAACCTCCAGAGCTTGACTCTTCGAAATATAGCAAGTGATGCTGTTCTTCAAGTAGTGGGCAAGGCTTGTCCCAAACTCATGATCCTGGACGTCGCCTGTTCTCGACAAGTGACTGACACGGGTCTCAAACAGTTGTTGCTCCAAGTAGAGTTCCGAGACAAGATTCCAGAATTTGCTGCGAGGGAAACGACAAGCTGGTCAAAGCTGAAGACTCTCATATCAAAAATAAAAGTCACAGGCTCCAGGAGAGAGAAGAAGGACAAGCAACATGTTCTTCTTGAATGCTATGATCGTAGGAATTTCTTGTGTGATACCCTGAAGGTTCTAAATGTAGCAAACACTGGAGTCACCAGTGCCGGAGTTCTTCTAGCACTGGAGCATGTACCAAGGCTGGAATCACTGGCTGAATACAACCACATGGGAAGAATAGTGGAGATCATGAATCGAGGAGTCATGGATTTGAAGACTCCTTTCAACCTGACTCAGGTTAGAAGCTCGAGAACAACTCCAGCTAGATTGGAACTTCTTGCTCATGCTTGTCCTTTAATTGAGAAACTTCATATTTCTGAACCTCATCATCCTCCAGAGGCTTTAAACCTCTTTCCATACGTTACTACTCTTAGCGTTCACGGGATTCCTGCACAGAAGGAGTGGCTAACTGGGTTCTACGAATACCTTAGAACAAATGGAAATAATTTCAGGAAACTGGACATCAGAATTGCTCAGAGTGAAGTTCCAGTGGATCTGGATCTGAAGGAGATCTTCTGGAGTTGTCCCAATTTGAGAACTTTGACAAAGGATGGATGCAACGTGATTTGGTCTGATGGAACTGATCCTCCAGTTTTGAAGAACTTGAGGAAGGTCCAGCTTGGAAGGACTGTGAGTGCAGCTACGATCATAAAGATTCTTTCACTCGCTCCAGAGTTGACTGCTCTTCACATTCACAGTTGTTTTGATCTTTCGGATGAGCACATTGAGAAGCTGCTGGAAGCTGATTCGAAACCGAGAGTGGGTAGAAAGTTTGAGAAGTGGGAGAACAGTCTTGTGCAGAAtcttacttgtttttatatttatgagGCTAATAAAGTCTCGGCTTCAATGATTTTGCACATGTTTAAGAGCTGCAAGAAACTCATGAGGATTGGAAATCTTGCGAATTGGGGGTTGGACTGTGAGGGCGTAAGAATGCTGAGGAATGCACTTGCAAAAGAAAATCTTGACGTTGATCTATGTCCTGGTTCACACTGGTTCTGGAGTAATTGCATACAATAG